A genomic segment from Malus domestica chromosome 05, GDT2T_hap1 encodes:
- the LOC139196445 gene encoding pathogenesis-related protein 1-like has product MGLCNISLALLFILGSAVIQSSHAQDTPQDYLNSHNAARAAVGVGPLTWDDNVAGYAQNYANQHVGDCNLVHSGGPYGENLAMSTGDMSGTAAVDLWVAEKADYSYESNSCAAGKVCGHYTQVVWRNSARVGCAKVRCSSGGTFIGCNYDPPGNYVGEKPY; this is encoded by the coding sequence ATGGGGTTGTGTAATATTTCCCTAGCTCTCCTTTTCATTTTAGGCTCAGCCGTAATACAATCCTCTCATGCCCAAGACACACCCCAAGACTACCTCAATTCCCACAACGCCGCTCGAGCAGCAGTAGGCGTTGGTCCCTTGACGTGGGATGACAATGTAGCAGGCTATGCACAAAACTACGCCAACCAACATGTTGGCGACTGCAATCTCGTGCACTCCGGTGGGCCATACGGTGAAAACCTTGCCATGAGCACTGGTGACATGTCGGGAACAGCGGCTGTGGACCTGTGGGTGGCGGAGAAAGCCGACTACAGTTATGAGTCGAACTCGTGTGCTGCTGGAAAGGTGTGTGGGCATTATACACAGGTGGTTTGGCGTAACTCGGCTCGTGTAGGGTGCGCAAAAGTGAGGTGCAGCAGTGGGGGTACCTTCATTGGATGCAACTATGATCCCCCAGGCAACTATGTTGGGGAGAAGCCTTACTAG